A region from the Brassica napus cultivar Da-Ae chromosome C8, Da-Ae, whole genome shotgun sequence genome encodes:
- the LOC111198291 gene encoding uncharacterized protein LOC111198291 → MITPVVFVFRGVGRETSCRWNRGCYQGERHKNRYVGDFPLEEDQSPNIIRRSCLSLNLMETPVKLRRWNRRVISSNGGWEKTWKAGATPWDLLDQLRSVNISLRRVHSLKAELLFLAVERMFLDKDTAFLNILCRPGRSGIRWHSGQVFRVFGFSGLRF, encoded by the exons atg ATTACGCCGGTCGTGTTTGTTTTCCGTGGTGTGGGAAGGGAGACATCTTGTAGATGGAACCGGGGCTGCTATCAAGGAGAACGCCATAAAAATCGCTATGTCGGAGATTTTCCTCTCGAGGAAGATCAATCACCCAACATCATTCGCCGGTCGTGTTTGTCGTTGAACCTAATGGAAACTCCGGTGAAACTCCGGCGGTGGAATCGCCGAGTGATATCTTCCAACG GTGGTTGGGAGAAGACCTGGAAAGCAGGAGCAACCCCATGGGACTTGCTGGACCAACTCCGATCAGTAAACATCTCGCTTAGACGGGTTCATAGCCTAAAGGCAGAGCTCTTGTTCCTGGCTGTGGAACGTATGTTCTTGGACAAGGACACAGCTTTCTTGAATATCTTAtgtaggcctgggcgttcgggtatccgttGGCATTCGGGTCaggtttttcgggttttcggattttcgggtttacgcttctag
- the LOC125592043 gene encoding putative nuclease HARBI1, with amino-acid sequence MDSNSILRLLIEDDELDLLFDENQYMCALLEEMGGATEADADRQLVRTNRGEGWRRVQRFMNGSEVQCYEILRMNQETFKSLCKVLSEKYGLKETHNVYVEESVAMFLETVGKDATVRAISEHYQHSTDTVKKKLEQVLISLLKLASDIVKPTRNEFAIASPFLEGKPQYWPYFKNCIGALDGTHIAVRPPSGNSEPFRGRKGEPTMNVLAICNFDMRFIYAYVGVPGRAHDTKVLPYCATEEASFPHPPAGKYYLVDSGYPTRTGYLGAHRKTRYHIDQFNRGGPPSNTRELFNRKHSGLRSMIERTFGVWKAKWRVLDRKHPKYELKKWIKIVTSTMALHNFIRDSQHGDTDFSYWGGVESYEQHGDDQEEHVGYIPQGDRLMECVRHCITMEMTRGTRLPY; translated from the exons ATGGACAGTAAC AGCATATTAAGACTTTTAATTGAAGATGATGAGTTAGATTTGTTATTTGATGAGAATCAGTACATGTGTGCTCTTTTGGAGGAGATGGGTGGAGCAACAGAAGCTGATGCTGATAGGCAATTAGTCAGGACAAACCGAGGTGAAGGTTGGCGACGTGTGCAACGTTTTATGAACGGGTCTGAGGTACAATGCTATGAGATTCTACGCATGAACCAGGAAACATTTAAGAGTTTGTGTAAGGTGCTATCAGAAAAGTATGGGTTAAAGGAGACTCACAATGTTTACGTTGAGGAGAGTGTTGCAATGTTCTTAGAGACGGTCGGAAAAGACGCAACTGTACGGGCTATATCAGAGCATTATCAGCATTCAACTGACACTGTGAAAAAGAAGTTAGAACAG GTATTAATTTCTCTCTTGAAGCTTGCATCAGACATTGTGAAACCGACTAGGAATGAGTTTGCAATTGCTAGTCCTTTTCTAGAAGGTAAACCACAGTATTGGCCTTACTTTAAGAACTGCATAGGTGCTTTAGATGGAACTCATATTGCTGTCCGTCCACCATCTGGGAATAGTGAGCCGTTTAGAGGTAGAAAAGGTGAACCAACCATGAATGTGCTGGCTATTTGTAATTTTGACATGAGGTTCATCTACGCTTATGTTGGAGTTCCCGGGAGAGCACATGACACGAAGGTGCTACCATACTGTGCTACTGAAGAAGCTTCTTTTCCTCATCCACCAGCTGGAAAATACTACTTGGTCGACTCAGGTTACCCAACCAGAACTGGTTACTTAGGTGCTCATCGCAAGACTAGATACCATATAGATCAGTTCAACAGAGGAGGTCCACCATCAAACACTAGGGAATTGTTCAACCGCAAGCACTCCGGTTTAAGATCAATGATTGAGAGGACTTTTGGTGTTTGGAAAGCCAAGTGGAGAGTTTTAGACAGAAAGCATCCCAAGTATGAGTTGAAGAAATGGATAAAGATTGTGACATCAACCATGGCCCTCCACAACTTTATTCGAGATTCACAACATGGAGATACTGATTTTTCTTATTGGGGAGGAGTGGAATCATATGAACAGCATGGTGATGATCAAGAAGAGCATGTTGGATACATTCCGCAGGGTGATAGACTGATGGAGTGTGTGCGTCATTGTATTACTATGGAGATGACAAGAGGAACTAGACTTCCATACTag